A genomic region of Thermodesulfobacteriota bacterium contains the following coding sequences:
- a CDS encoding helix-turn-helix domain-containing protein, translating to MDGNGRGRNPNLVAEREAASQLGMTVRALQNWRSRGEGPPYIKLGRSVRYSPEALERYVAERTCDPRSADGAA from the coding sequence ATGGACGGCAACGGCAGGGGAAGAAATCCGAACCTGGTGGCGGAGCGGGAGGCAGCCTCGCAGCTCGGAATGACGGTGCGCGCGCTCCAAAATTGGAGAAGCCGCGGCGAAGGGCCCCCGTACATCAAGCTCGGGAGATCGGTGCGGTACTCGCCCGAGGCGCTCGAGAGGTACGTCGCAGAACGCACCTGCGACCCGCGATCCGCAGACGGGGCCGCCTGA
- a CDS encoding helix-turn-helix domain-containing protein → MDRRALQNAVGPDLIRAAEALDLNSAPDAFVLEAASGFSRLSMQPYPGLFLRGLPVEVAQLVVRRILDPEGTTRRFVEASLRAIGPEPQETPAAVDDRPRPFPLQRPPADHEGPEQGEDSPVAARSPEGGGGEPPVDTASPAWSRPAVLTLEEVAEVLRIKPATARRLLRDGELPARKVGKGWRILRADLERYLRR, encoded by the coding sequence ATGGATCGCCGCGCGCTACAAAACGCCGTGGGCCCTGACCTCATTCGAGCAGCCGAGGCCCTGGACCTCAATTCCGCGCCCGATGCCTTTGTGCTCGAGGCGGCATCCGGGTTCAGCCGTCTCTCCATGCAGCCGTACCCGGGTCTCTTTCTCCGCGGCCTTCCAGTTGAAGTGGCGCAGCTCGTAGTACGGCGCATCCTCGACCCGGAGGGCACAACTCGGCGATTCGTGGAGGCCAGCCTGCGGGCGATCGGTCCGGAACCCCAGGAGACGCCCGCGGCAGTCGACGACCGGCCGCGCCCGTTCCCGCTCCAGAGGCCCCCCGCGGACCACGAAGGGCCCGAGCAAGGGGAGGACTCCCCCGTCGCCGCGCGGAGCCCCGAAGGTGGAGGAGGGGAGCCGCCGGTGGACACGGCCTCTCCCGCCTGGAGCCGCCCCGCGGTCCTGACCCTGGAGGAAGTCGCGGAGGTTCTCCGCATCAAGCCCGCCACGGCGCGGCGGCTCCTGCGAGACGGCGAGCTTCCGGCCCGGAAGGTGGGGAAGGGCTGGAGGATTCTGCGGGCCGACCTCGAGCGGTACTTGCGGCGGTAA
- a CDS encoding DUF3987 domain-containing protein, with amino-acid sequence MAPNGSGWVARCPAHDDDRSSLSVHEGDDGRILLKCFAGCSFEAVVAALGLKPSDLMGPNGKRAKRPSRERIDLEALARDKGFPLDFLRSLGCADLPNGGVRIPYRDPDGQEAVARLRYALRAGDGSAWPKGSKPIPYGLDRLAEARKRGGLVLVEGESDAWTLWRHDIPALGIPGADMARILEAAHLEGIRRVYLTQEPDRGGETFRRGIAARLRELGWSGELRAVQMQAHGHKDPNAWHKTDPTGFLAAFQRAAREAVVVDAAELPTDKTDETPGAGGSVSFVSTARGPFSKTEGPQPLPEALPAVPPLALEMLPEAFGAWVGDVADRMQCPPDFPAAGAMVALSAVVGRQIGIRPKRRDDWTVTPNLWGGVVGRPSTMKSPALREVMKPLERLEALAREAHDAATREHDAGALVGEQAAKAAKEEIRKALKRGDDAAARSLALSVVADDGAAPERRRYVTNDTTIEKLGELLAANPRGVLVYRDELVGLLRNLDKEGQEGARAFYLEAWNGAGRFTFDRIGRGTVEIEAACLSVFGGIQPGPLQDYLRATLQGGTGDDGLLQRFQVVVWPDSSGEWRNVDRWPDSAARRNAWAVFERLDRIDPRPLGAEEEDGLPFVRFSPEAQEAFDGWRATLERRLRADEEHPAFEAHLAKYRSLVPSLALLSHLADGGAGPVGIVPLAQALAWGEYLEAHARRLYAPALEPGLQAARELDRRILRGDLGAQFTARDVYRRGWRLLDPQGTARALDYLTDLERVLAEVAGPGEEGGRPSVTYHVHPALLGEVEP; translated from the coding sequence GTGGCACCGAACGGCTCCGGGTGGGTAGCCCGCTGCCCGGCGCACGACGATGACCGCTCCTCCCTCAGCGTTCACGAGGGGGACGACGGCCGCATCCTCCTAAAGTGCTTTGCCGGGTGCAGCTTCGAGGCCGTTGTAGCAGCCCTGGGGCTCAAGCCCTCCGACCTCATGGGCCCGAACGGGAAGAGAGCGAAGCGCCCCTCCCGGGAGCGGATCGACCTAGAGGCCCTCGCCCGAGACAAGGGGTTTCCGCTCGACTTCCTCCGCTCCCTCGGTTGCGCCGACCTCCCTAACGGTGGAGTCCGTATCCCCTACCGCGACCCCGACGGCCAAGAGGCGGTAGCGCGGCTCCGGTATGCCCTCCGGGCTGGCGACGGCTCCGCCTGGCCGAAGGGATCGAAGCCGATCCCCTACGGGCTGGACCGCCTGGCGGAAGCGCGCAAGCGGGGGGGCCTCGTCCTTGTGGAGGGCGAGTCGGACGCCTGGACCCTCTGGCGCCACGACATCCCCGCCTTGGGCATCCCGGGCGCCGACATGGCCCGGATCTTGGAGGCGGCACACCTGGAGGGCATCCGACGAGTCTACCTGACCCAGGAGCCCGACCGAGGCGGCGAGACCTTCCGCCGTGGCATCGCGGCCCGGCTCCGGGAACTCGGGTGGTCCGGTGAGCTGCGCGCGGTCCAGATGCAGGCTCACGGCCACAAAGACCCGAACGCCTGGCACAAGACGGACCCGACCGGCTTCCTGGCCGCCTTCCAGCGGGCGGCGAGGGAGGCGGTGGTGGTGGACGCGGCCGAATTGCCTACTGACAAAACCGACGAAACCCCCGGCGCGGGGGGTTCCGTCAGTTTTGTCAGTACCGCCCGGGGCCCTTTCTCAAAAACGGAGGGACCCCAACCCCTCCCCGAGGCCCTTCCTGCCGTCCCCCCCCTCGCCCTGGAAATGCTCCCCGAGGCCTTCGGGGCATGGGTGGGGGACGTTGCGGACAGGATGCAATGCCCCCCCGACTTCCCGGCGGCCGGCGCAATGGTGGCCCTCTCCGCCGTGGTGGGCCGGCAAATCGGCATCCGCCCTAAGAGGCGCGATGATTGGACCGTGACCCCGAACCTCTGGGGCGGCGTGGTGGGGCGGCCATCGACCATGAAGAGCCCGGCCCTCCGCGAGGTGATGAAGCCCCTCGAGCGCCTGGAAGCCCTGGCCCGGGAGGCGCACGACGCGGCGACCCGAGAACACGACGCGGGGGCCCTGGTGGGGGAGCAAGCGGCGAAGGCCGCCAAGGAAGAAATCCGGAAGGCCCTCAAGAGGGGGGACGACGCGGCCGCGCGGTCCCTGGCCCTCTCCGTGGTGGCCGATGACGGCGCGGCCCCCGAGCGGCGCCGGTACGTCACGAACGACACCACAATCGAAAAGCTCGGGGAGCTTCTGGCCGCGAACCCCCGCGGCGTTTTGGTCTACCGGGACGAACTGGTGGGGCTTCTTCGGAACCTCGACAAGGAAGGCCAGGAAGGGGCCCGGGCATTCTACCTTGAGGCGTGGAACGGGGCGGGCCGGTTCACCTTCGACCGGATCGGCAGGGGAACGGTGGAGATCGAGGCCGCCTGCCTGTCCGTGTTCGGAGGAATCCAACCCGGACCACTACAAGACTACCTGCGGGCAACCCTGCAAGGCGGGACGGGGGACGACGGCCTCTTGCAACGGTTTCAGGTTGTCGTCTGGCCAGACTCTTCGGGGGAGTGGCGCAACGTGGACCGCTGGCCCGACTCGGCCGCAAGGCGGAACGCCTGGGCCGTGTTCGAGCGACTGGACCGGATCGACCCCCGGCCACTGGGGGCCGAAGAGGAGGACGGGCTCCCCTTCGTGCGGTTCTCCCCCGAAGCTCAAGAGGCCTTCGATGGTTGGCGCGCGACCCTGGAGCGACGCCTCCGGGCCGACGAAGAGCACCCCGCCTTCGAGGCGCACCTCGCGAAGTACCGCAGCCTGGTTCCCTCTCTCGCCCTCCTGTCCCACCTGGCCGACGGCGGAGCCGGCCCGGTGGGGATTGTCCCCCTGGCCCAGGCCCTCGCCTGGGGCGAGTACCTGGAGGCCCATGCTCGGCGCTTGTACGCCCCCGCCCTCGAGCCGGGACTACAGGCCGCTCGGGAGCTGGACCGGCGCATCCTCCGGGGCGACCTGGGAGCGCAGTTCACGGCCCGCGACGTGTACCGGCGGGGCTGGCGCCTCCTGGACCCGCAAGGGACCGCTCGGGCCCTGGACTACCTCACCGACCTGGAGCGCGTCCTGGCCGAAGTGGCCGGCCCTGGCGAGGAAGGGGGGCGGCCCTCCGTTACCTACCACGTCCACCCGGCACTCCTGGGGGAGGTGGAACCGTGA